The Megalobrama amblycephala isolate DHTTF-2021 linkage group LG7, ASM1881202v1, whole genome shotgun sequence genome window below encodes:
- the LOC125271367 gene encoding CD209 antigen-like protein B — MESGTFYVCRNITNRSGTRTQIHLRDEGKDRGGSRRLVLMTVCLGIICVVLLVFIILQHISNTAERESLFKSNKNTVEEFNQTINRSQDENTNQMTEKDQLKNNFNSLSQKNLELETRVNDLTAEKKQLQGRVDSLNQKKVELESKVTSLSDELKLKGCKEGQRKLELENELRNISEQGNGRFFISDEEKSWSDSRQYCRDRGGDLVIIDTEVKQRSISSFIKASVWIGLSDIENEGNMKWVDNSTMKQGFFFPNEPNDAHGNEDCVEMQYCTYCSPSDLNVWNDRQCSDLKKALCEK; from the exons ATGGAATCAGGAACCTTTTATGTGTGCAGAAATATTACTAACAGATCAGGAACTCGAACACAGATTCACCTCCGGGATGAAGGAAAAGATCGAG GAGGAAGTAGGCGTTTGGTGTTGATGACAGTGTGTCTCGGGATCATTTGTGTTGTTCTGCTGGTCTTCATCATACTGCAGCACATCTCCAACACAGCAGAGAGAGAATCTCTGTTCAAGAGTAACAAGAACACAGTTGAAGAGTTCAATCAGACCATCAACAGATCACAGGATGAGAACACTAATCAAATGACTGAAAAAGACCAACTGAAGAACAACTTCAACTCTTTGAGTCAGAAGAATCTGGAGCTGGAGACCAGAGTCAATGATCTTACAGCTGAGAAAAAACAGTTACAGGGACGTGTTGATTCTTTGAATCAGAAGAAAGTGGAGTTAGAAAGCAAAGTCACGTCTTTGAGTGATGAACTGAAGTTAAAAGGTTGTAAAGAAGGTCAGAGGAAACTGGAGTTAGAGAATGAACTAAGGAACATATCTGAACAGG GAAATGGCAGATTCTTCATATCCGATGAGGAGAAGAGCTGGTCTGACAGCAGGCAGTACTGCAGGGATCGAGGTGGGGATCTGGTCATTATCGACACTGAAGTGAAGCAG AGGTCCATATCTTCATTTATCAAGGCGAGTGTGTGGATCGGTTTGTCTGACATTGAGAACGAGGGCAACATGAAATGGGTGGATAATTCAACAATGAAACAAGG gtttttttttccaaatgagCCGAATGATGCACATGGAAATGAGGACTGTGTTGAAATGCAGTATTGCACATATTGCAGTCCTTCTGACCTGAACGTCTGGAATGATCGCCAATGCTCAGACTTGAAAAAAGCACTTTGTGAGAAATAG